The Clostridiales bacterium region GCGTGTAAAGGTTTATATCTTCTTTTTGGTAATAATTTGCGAAGTTCTCCAAGGAGCGTCCTTGCTATCGCCCCAAGGCATATCTTTCTTTTGATAGTCAAATTTTTGACTGAAAGATTCCAAATTGCTCTTTAATTTTGCTAACATGCTTATTTGGACCGAATACAAGGATTCCAAAAACAAAGTTGACTTAGAGCGGGCATGGCGGGCATTTTGCAATAATTTTGCGTAATGGTAAAGACAAAAACCCCGCGAAGAATCCAGCGCTTTCATAAAAGGCGGCTCGTAATAATACATTTGCGCCACGGTCATATAATATCTATCCATAGTTTTCTCAGATTCTTGGCAAATAACGCAAGAGAAGCTTTGGTTTAATAATTCTATAGCCTGTTTTGCCGCGGTTTTTATATTTTTAGGCGGCTTTATGATGTTTTGCAAATGTTCTGTTCTGGTTATACTTTGTAGTGCGACGCCTAATTTATTGTCGCCCTTGAGGAGCATATTGTAATGATGCCAGCAAAAGCCGTATTTATTCACTGATTGCCGAGATATAGGCGCCATCACCGCCTCGTTTAGATATCTATCCACAAGCCCGTCAACTAGCTCTTGATTAATATGGCACATAGGGCATAAGCAATCCTCTTTGAAAGCGTCCCAAATAGGCGTCGTATGAATTTTATATTGCATAAAGAAAAACCGCCTTACATAGTATTAAATAGAAGTATATCCTAAATAACGGAGCAATACAAGCATGAAAAAAGGAAAGGGCGGGATAGATTACAGTGAATGGAGTTATGACAAAAAGCGCCTAAGCTATGGCAATTTTTATCAAGAACAATCGGATAACGATAATTATTATGATGCGTATACCGCAAATCAAATTCAGGAGCAAAGTTTTTACAATGATGGCAATTTATATCTTGACGGGAATTATTATAATGCTTTGCCTTATACAAAATCATATAAACCAAAATTAAAAAAATCAGAAATTATAACGGCCGTCGCGCTGTTAGTTACGGGATTTATGATCGCTATCTTGCTTACGACATTATTGGCGCAAGGGCTTAACATAGGTCATTTATTGGGCAAGCTGAATAAAGCCGAGATCAAAAAAACGCAATATTACGCCGTTCAATTGGGCGCTTTTACTTCCGAAAGCCAAGCCATAACGGCGGCTGAGGCGATAAGGGAACTTGGCGGAGGGGGCTATATTATTATGGACGGTCCTTATCGGATTATTGCCGCCGTCTATCCCGAAGAACAGCAGGCCGTAAGCGTAATGGCGAATATTACGCAATTTCCTTCCGAAAAATATATAATCAGCGTTCCTGAAATTGTCATGAATTTTACCGACAAAAAAGTAAAACAAATGGCAGAAAAATCTTTAAACCAATGGGACGCGATTTATAAAAGATTATATAACCACAGCATCCAATTAGACAAAGCGCAGATAACAGAGGTTGCCGTTTTGCAAGACTTGCAGCTTGCTTATGACGATTTATACAAGCATCTAAACGAATACGATGAATTGACCAAAGATTTAAGCAGAATAGAACATATTTATATTAAGACAGGGCTTAAAAAAATTTTATCTACCCTAAAGTCGTTAATGAACACCCTTTCCAACGATAAGTTGTCTTCCGATTTGAAATACGCTTATACCAAGATACTTATTGACTATAAAAACCTTGCCAGCGAGCTTGCCTGATAGTTTCAACAAAAACCCAAAGATTTTTTATTATTGTAATTATATTTTTTATTAAAAAAGGAAAACTTATGAAGCTATCAAAAATTTTGGAAGGAATTAAACCTCAAAAAATAATAGGACAAGATCAAGAAATAACCAACCTTTCTCATAACAGCAAGACAATATCAAAAAATGGATTGTTTTTTTGCCTTAAGGGCGAAAAAACCGACGGGCATGATTTTGTATACGAAGCCATAAAAAACGGCGCAACGGCTATTATAAGCCAAAAGGTTTTTGACGATATTGACATCGCCCAGGTTATTGTGGACGATACGCGAAGCGCGATGTCCATAATAAGCGCCAATTTTTATAACAACCCCGCCAAGTCCATGAAATTAATAGGAGTTACGGGCACCAACGGCAAAACCACCACTACATATATAATCAAAAGCATTGGCGAAGTGGCGGGCAAGAAGGTCGGCCTTATAGGAACATCGGGAACTATCATAGACGGCAAAACATATCCGCCGACATTGACTACGCCCGACCCGATACAACTGCACGCGATCTTTAGGGAAATGGCGGATTGCGATACGGACTGGGTTGTTATGGAAGTTTCCGCCCATGCCATAGAATTAAGAAAGATTGACGGCATAGTGTTTGATGTCGCGGTGTTTACCAATTGCACCCAAGACCATTTGGACTTTTTTAAGACAATAGAAAATTACAGGCAATCCAAATCAAAATTATTTTGCTCATATTACGCAAAGCTAGCGGTAATCAATTCGGATGACGAATTAGGCAGGAAAATTTGTCAAACCAGCGACATACCCTGTTTTACATACGGCTGCCAAAATCCCGCCGACGCTTTTGGGATTAATTATTCGTCAAGCATTCGCGGCCTTAAATATATAATCAATATTTTTGATAAGCTATACGAAATAAATTTCGCCTTGCCGGGCAAGTTTAATATGTATAACACTTTGTGCGCCGCTTTGGCTTGTTTTATTCTCAATGTCAGCCTTTATGATATCGCGACGGGTATAAGCAACCTCAAGACAGTAAAGGGCAGATGTGAAACCTATATAAAAAACAACAAACATGTAATTATTGACTACGCGCATACGCCCGACGGGTTGGTTAATGTTTTAAGCGGTATAAAAGAATTTGCAAAGGGCAAAATTATAACCGTATTCGGTTGCGGCGGCAATAGGGATAAAGACAAACGCGCCAAGATGGGAAAAGCGGCGTGCGGCTTATCCGATTATACGGTTATTACAAGCGACAACCCGCGTTTTGAAAAACCCGAGGACATAATCCATGATATAGAACAAGGCGCAAAACAAACAAAAGGTTTGTATATTTGCATACCCGACAGAAAAGAAGCCATAAAACACGCCATATCCCTAAGCCAAAAAGACGACATAATTTTGATTGCCGGCAAGGGCGACGAGGCTTATCAGGAAATTGAGGGAGTGAAATATCCGTTTTCGGACTTGGAAGTCGTAAAAAATTTGATAGAACGCGCGGAGTAGCTTAGTTGATTAAGATTATTTTGCAATCCCTTATTGCGTTAATAATATCGTTCTTGGTATCGGCTTTGCTTACTCCGTTTGTTATTAAGGTCGTTGGCAAGTTAAAAGCCCGTCAGACAATTTTGCATTATGTTGATAATCATCTAAACAAACAAGGCACGCCCACAATGGGCGGCATAGGTTTTATTTTGGCGGTTATTATAGCCATGCTGTTTTTTGATTTTTTGGGTTCTTCGCTTATGTCCGTTGCGGTAATGGCTGCTTACGGCGTCGTGGGCGGTCTGGACGATTTTATAAAGATTAAGTACAAGCAAAATAAAGGACTAAAAGCTTACCAAAAAATTATCGCCCAAACATTTATAGCCATAATTATCGCGATTTATACATTCCGCAATAAAAATATTGGTTCTTATATTTTGATTCCTTTTACATCAATAGAAATTAATCTAGGCATATTTATAATTCCGTTTATAATTTTTATGTTTTTGGCGGTCACCAACAGCGTCAACCTTACCGACGGTTTGGACGGGCTTGCCGGCGGAGTGACGCTTGTCTTTATGTTGTTTTTTGGCTTGATACAGCTTATATATGTCAATTATCTATATAACGAAGGCTATAACGACCAAATAATCAATGAATATATCGGACAGATTATTTTTGGCGGCGCGGTCATGGGCGGGGTATTGGGATACTTGATTTTTAACAGCTATCCTGCAAAAATTTTTATGGGCGATACCGGCTCGTTGGCGCTTGGCGGCGCGGTCGCGTGCGTAACCGTTTTTACGCGGCTTGAACTCTTAATGCCAATAATTGGCGTTATGTTTGTGTTAAGCAGCTTGAGCGTAATTATACAGGTTTTATATTTTAAAGCGACAGGCGGCAAAAGAGTTTTTCTTATGGCGCCGCTTCACCACCATTTTGAAAGAAAAGGCATTCACGAGTCCAAAATAACCGTCATATATATTATGGCGACAGCGGTTATGGGCATTTTGAGCGTTATATTATATTTATTATTTTTGTAAAGTCAGGCGGCAAAAAATTGGATTATAGCAAAAAGCGCGTTTTGATTTTGGGCGGCGGAGCAAGCGGTCTAAGCGTTTTTAATATTTTGCAATCTTGGGGTTGCGACGCGCATTTGATTAACGACACAAGAAAATCCAGCTTAACCAATGACTTTATAAAAAGTTTTGACGAATGCGTTATAAGCCCGGGCATAAGCATTTATGACCCGAATATATTAATGTGCTTCCAAAACAATGTTCCCGTTATATCCGAGCTTGAATTTGGTTTTAGGCTAAATAAAAGCCGATTGATTGCCATCACAGGCACAAACGGCAAAACCACCACTGTAAGCCTAATAAGCCATATTTTAAGCCAAGGGGGCATAAAAAACGAGCCATTGGGCAACATAGGAACGCCTTTTTCTTCCAAAGCGCTGGCATACGGCAAGGACGACATATTGCCCTTGGAAGTTTCAAGCTTTCAATTGGAAGCTATCCAAAATTTCAGACCTTTTATCGCCGGTATCCTGAATATAACCCCCGACCATTTGGATAGACACTTGACAATGCAAA contains the following coding sequences:
- a CDS encoding UDP-N-acetylmuramoyl-L-alanyl-D-glutamate--2,6-diaminopimelate ligase, encoding MKLSKILEGIKPQKIIGQDQEITNLSHNSKTISKNGLFFCLKGEKTDGHDFVYEAIKNGATAIISQKVFDDIDIAQVIVDDTRSAMSIISANFYNNPAKSMKLIGVTGTNGKTTTTYIIKSIGEVAGKKVGLIGTSGTIIDGKTYPPTLTTPDPIQLHAIFREMADCDTDWVVMEVSAHAIELRKIDGIVFDVAVFTNCTQDHLDFFKTIENYRQSKSKLFCSYYAKLAVINSDDELGRKICQTSDIPCFTYGCQNPADAFGINYSSSIRGLKYIINIFDKLYEINFALPGKFNMYNTLCAALACFILNVSLYDIATGISNLKTVKGRCETYIKNNKHVIIDYAHTPDGLVNVLSGIKEFAKGKIITVFGCGGNRDKDKRAKMGKAACGLSDYTVITSDNPRFEKPEDIIHDIEQGAKQTKGLYICIPDRKEAIKHAISLSQKDDIILIAGKGDEAYQEIEGVKYPFSDLEVVKNLIERAE
- a CDS encoding phospho-N-acetylmuramoyl-pentapeptide-transferase; this encodes MIKIILQSLIALIISFLVSALLTPFVIKVVGKLKARQTILHYVDNHLNKQGTPTMGGIGFILAVIIAMLFFDFLGSSLMSVAVMAAYGVVGGLDDFIKIKYKQNKGLKAYQKIIAQTFIAIIIAIYTFRNKNIGSYILIPFTSIEINLGIFIIPFIIFMFLAVTNSVNLTDGLDGLAGGVTLVFMLFFGLIQLIYVNYLYNEGYNDQIINEYIGQIIFGGAVMGGVLGYLIFNSYPAKIFMGDTGSLALGGAVACVTVFTRLELLMPIIGVMFVLSSLSVIIQVLYFKATGGKRVFLMAPLHHHFERKGIHESKITVIYIMATAVMGILSVILYLLFL